One window of the Streptomyces asoensis genome contains the following:
- a CDS encoding 3-deoxy-7-phosphoheptulonate synthase, whose translation MSFVTAAVHGAAGACPPPDDPKAESWRSRPAAHQPDWPDPAALRAAVDALTARPPLVAARECDLLRERLAAVARGEAFLLQGGDCAETFDALTADQLDGKLHTLGRMATALTSATRLRVVTVGRIAGQYAKPRSSPTETRGALTLPAYRGDAVNDRRFTAEARTPDAQRLTRVYDASAATLNYLRTRPAARPDDPPGQLFTSHEALLLEYESALTRFDARTAGRYATSGHMVWIGERTRRPDGAHVEFASRIRNPVGVKLGPRSTADEALALADRLDPRREPGRLTFIVRMGAAAVRDVLPPLVEKVTAGGAPVVWVCDPMHGNTVQSPSGHKTRHFEAIVDEVSGFFEVHRALGTHPGGVHLELTGAPVTECAGGTLAPVAAADVGLRYESACDPRLNHGQSVELAHRVAHLMADR comes from the coding sequence ATGTCTTTCGTGACTGCCGCCGTTCACGGTGCCGCGGGCGCCTGCCCGCCGCCTGACGACCCGAAGGCCGAATCCTGGCGGAGCCGGCCCGCCGCCCACCAGCCCGACTGGCCCGACCCCGCCGCCCTGCGCGCCGCGGTCGACGCGCTCACGGCCCGCCCGCCGCTGGTCGCGGCCCGCGAGTGCGACCTGCTCCGCGAGCGGCTGGCGGCCGTGGCCCGGGGCGAGGCCTTCCTGCTCCAGGGCGGCGACTGCGCGGAGACCTTCGACGCGCTCACCGCCGACCAGCTCGACGGCAAACTCCACACGCTCGGCCGGATGGCCACGGCGCTCACGTCCGCGACCCGCCTTCGCGTCGTCACCGTCGGCCGCATCGCCGGCCAGTACGCCAAACCGCGCTCCAGCCCGACCGAGACCCGCGGCGCCCTGACCCTGCCCGCCTACCGCGGCGACGCCGTCAACGACCGGCGCTTCACCGCCGAGGCCCGCACCCCGGACGCCCAACGGCTCACCCGCGTGTACGACGCCTCCGCCGCCACCCTGAACTACCTGCGCACCCGCCCGGCCGCCCGCCCGGACGACCCGCCCGGGCAGCTCTTCACCAGCCACGAGGCGCTGCTCCTGGAGTACGAGAGCGCCCTCACCCGCTTCGACGCCCGCACCGCAGGCCGCTACGCCACCTCCGGGCACATGGTCTGGATCGGCGAGAGAACCCGCCGGCCCGACGGCGCCCATGTGGAGTTCGCCAGCCGCATCCGAAACCCCGTCGGCGTCAAACTCGGCCCGCGCAGCACCGCCGACGAGGCCCTCGCGCTCGCCGACCGCCTCGACCCCCGGCGTGAACCCGGCCGCCTCACCTTCATCGTACGGATGGGCGCCGCGGCCGTCCGCGACGTGCTGCCGCCCCTGGTGGAGAAGGTGACGGCCGGCGGCGCCCCGGTGGTGTGGGTGTGCGACCCCATGCACGGCAACACCGTGCAGAGCCCCAGCGGCCACAAGACCCGCCACTTCGAGGCGATCGTGGACGAGGTCAGCGGCTTCTTCGAGGTGCACCGTGCGCTCGGCACCCACCCCGGCGGCGTGCACCTCGAACTCACCGGCGCACCCGTCACCGAATGCGCGGGCGGCACCCTGGCCCCCGTGGCCGCGGCCGACGTGGGCCTGCGCTACGAGAGCGCCTGCGACCCGCGGCTCAACCACGGCCAGTCGGTGGAACTGGCCCACCGGGTGGCCCACCTGATGGCCGACCGATGA
- a CDS encoding MDR family MFS transporter: MATTAGEATGSAHQQRAQRRDRRRALIPLLLAMLLSQLDNMIVGTAMPTVAGDLGGVRHQTWVVTAYTLATAAVTPVWGKLGDLHGRKGAFLGATAVFLTGSALCGLAQDMGQLIAFRALQGIGAGGLMAGAVAIVGELVPPREQGRYQGLLAATMGAAMIGGPLVGGTITDHLGWRWAFCINLPIGALALVLTTSVLRLPHRRSPARIDYLSAVLLMAGITAIVLLTTRAGAPYAGNPGTLVAPAAGGALCLAAFAVRQSRTAVPVVPLHIFRSRNYALMSVIAFLTGFVLFGAVLFLPLYQQAVQGASATGSGLLLLPMLVSMTAVGAFAGRVVTGSGRYRIFPVAGGGLLLAGTVLLSQMDTTTSRPQSALCMTVLGAGLGCLVQIVTLIAQNSVDRNDIGAASAAVTLFRMLGSSIGVALMGALFNSRVLDAMAERAPGRPALDHARLDAASLSALQAPVREAYRHATAAGTHAAFLAAAGAGAAVLVAGLFIKETALRQTVSPSDRPTPAAAPPDGG, from the coding sequence GTGGCCACCACAGCCGGTGAGGCGACGGGCAGCGCGCACCAGCAGCGCGCACAGCGCCGTGACAGGCGCCGCGCCCTGATCCCGCTGCTGCTCGCGATGCTCCTCTCCCAGCTCGACAACATGATCGTGGGCACCGCGATGCCCACCGTCGCCGGCGACCTCGGCGGCGTGCGGCACCAGACCTGGGTGGTCACCGCCTACACCCTCGCCACGGCCGCCGTCACGCCGGTCTGGGGCAAACTCGGCGACCTGCACGGACGCAAAGGCGCCTTCCTCGGCGCAACCGCCGTCTTCCTCACCGGCTCCGCGCTGTGCGGCCTGGCCCAGGACATGGGCCAGCTGATCGCGTTCCGGGCCCTCCAGGGCATCGGCGCGGGCGGCCTGATGGCCGGGGCCGTCGCGATCGTGGGCGAGCTCGTACCCCCGCGCGAACAGGGCCGCTACCAGGGCCTGCTCGCCGCCACCATGGGGGCCGCCATGATCGGCGGCCCGCTCGTCGGCGGCACGATCACCGACCACCTCGGCTGGCGCTGGGCGTTCTGTATCAACCTGCCGATCGGCGCGCTCGCCCTCGTCCTGACCACGTCGGTGCTGCGGCTGCCCCACCGGCGCTCCCCGGCGCGCATCGACTACCTGAGCGCGGTGCTCCTGATGGCCGGCATCACCGCGATCGTCCTGCTCACCACCCGGGCCGGCGCCCCGTACGCCGGGAACCCGGGCACCCTCGTGGCGCCGGCCGCGGGCGGCGCCCTGTGCCTGGCCGCCTTCGCCGTCCGCCAGAGCAGGACCGCCGTGCCGGTCGTGCCGCTGCACATCTTCCGCAGCCGCAACTACGCGCTGATGTCGGTGATCGCGTTCCTGACCGGCTTCGTGCTGTTCGGCGCCGTGCTCTTCCTGCCCCTGTACCAGCAGGCCGTACAGGGCGCCTCCGCGACCGGCTCCGGGCTGCTGCTGCTGCCGATGCTGGTCTCGATGACCGCGGTCGGCGCGTTCGCGGGCCGGGTCGTCACCGGCAGCGGACGCTACAGAATCTTTCCCGTCGCGGGCGGCGGGCTGCTGCTCGCCGGGACGGTACTGCTGTCACAGATGGACACCACCACCTCCCGGCCGCAGTCCGCGCTGTGCATGACGGTCCTCGGCGCCGGCCTCGGCTGCCTGGTCCAGATCGTGACGCTGATCGCGCAGAACAGCGTCGACAGGAACGACATCGGGGCCGCCTCGGCCGCGGTCACCCTCTTCCGCATGCTCGGCAGCTCGATCGGCGTCGCCCTCATGGGCGCCCTGTTCAACAGCCGTGTCCTGGACGCGATGGCCGAGCGCGCCCCCGGCCGCCCCGCGCTCGACCACGCCCGGCTGGACGCGGCGAGCCTGTCCGCGCTGCAGGCACCGGTGCGCGAGGCCTACCGGCACGCCACCGCCGCCGGCACCCACGCCGCGTTCCTCGCCGCCGCCGGCGCCGGCGCGGCCGTCCTCGTCGCGGGGCTTTTCATCAAGGAGACCGCGCTGCGCCAGACCGTGTCCCCCTCCGACAGACCGACCCCCGCGGCCGCCCCACCCGATGGCGGGTGA